One window of the Eucalyptus grandis isolate ANBG69807.140 chromosome 8, ASM1654582v1, whole genome shotgun sequence genome contains the following:
- the LOC120286848 gene encoding putative methyltransferase DDB_G0268948: MVGLFDKQAEMYVDARPTSKRRWYSMLASRTPRHSLARDVGAGNGQAALCVAQNYDRVIATNASTVQLKCAMQHPKVHYVHTPIRISNVEIMTLIGGENSVDLITVAQAVHWFDLPNFYSLLTRLLQKPGGVVAVWCYNGIGVSSTFDPVMKRFHETTLPFWDPNIKHISDGYEKLPFPFESVGLGCEGEPLPLDIPKDLSCEGFPRVLRSWSAVTTAKE; the protein is encoded by the exons ATGGTGGGTCTGTTCGACAAGCAAGCGGAGATGTACGTGGACGCTCGTCCGACAAGCAAGCGGAGATG GTACTCCATGCTCGCTTCTCGCACTCCTCGTCACTCCCTCGCTCGGGACGTCGGCGCCGGCAATGGCCAAGCCGCCCTCTGT GTAGCCCAGAACTATGACCGGGTGATCGCCACTAATGCGAGCACAGTCCAACTAAAATGTGCGATGCAGCATCCGAAGGTCCATTACGTCCACACCCCAATACGCATCTCTAACGTCGAAATCATGACCTTAATTGGAGGTGAAAATTCAGTAGATTTAATTACGGTGGCTCAAGCAGTGCACTGGTTCGACCTACCCAATTTCTACTCCCTCTTGACCCGTCTGCTCCAGAAGCCGGGAGGTGTGGTGGCAGTATGGTGCTACAATGGCATTGGAGTGAGCTCTACATTTGATCCGGTCATGAAACGCTTCCATGAAACTACGCTGCCCTTTTGGGACCCCAACATAAAGCACATATCCGATGGTTACGAGAAACTTCCTTTCCCGTTCGAGAGTGTGGGGTTGGGTTGTGAAGGTGAGCCACTGCCACTGGATATACCAAAGGATCTCTCTTGCGAAGGGTTTCCGAGGGTGTTAAGGTCATGGTCCGCAGTTACTACGGCTAAGGAATGA